A stretch of DNA from Candidatus Poribacteria bacterium:
GCAGGAAGCGCGAGCGCGAATATCACGCCGCCACTCGGCACACGGATACCGGGCGGTTTCCGACCGAGATATGCTGAGAATGTTGACGATGAACTCTTTGCCAAAGCAGTCGTCATTGATAATGGAACAACACGTATCGCAATCGTTACCTGTGATCTCATCGCTATACCAGAGAACGTCGCGGATGCAGCGAAAGCACGTATCGCAGATAGATGCGATATTCCGGCAGCACACGTCATGGTGAATGCTACGCATACACATACCGCTGTCGCAATCGCTGATCTACTCGGTGTTGATGAGGATCCGAGTTATACGGAATGGGTGTCACTGAAAATCTCCGATGCAGTTGAACTCGCAGTATGGCGACTCAAGCCGGCACGGGTCGGATTTGCCAGCGTTAATGAAGAACGCATCACCTTCAATCGGCGGTGGCACATGAAAGATGGGACTGTCCGCTTTAACCCCGGTATCGAAAACCCCGATCTTGTGAAGCCGACGGGAACAATCGATCCAGAGGTGGCGATGATGTTCGTTGAGGCTATCGACGATGGAACTCCGATCTCGGCGGTTGCTAACTTTTCGCTCCACTACATCGGCACAGACAACAGCAATGCACTCTCCGCAGACTATTTTGGACATTTCGATCGACTGATGCGACACTATCTCGGGGATACGTGTATCTCGCTCCTCTGGAACGCTGCATCTGGACAGATTAACAATACCGACTTCAGTGGACGGACGAAATGGACGGCGAGTGGGCATCAACAGGCGGTAAAGATGGCGAACGTTCTCGCGGGACATTTTATTGTTGAGATGCAACTCATGGAGATGCACGAGACACTTGACCTCAGCGGAGATCTTGCCACACTGACGTTCCAACGTAAAGAGATTACTGCTGATGACCTTAAAGTTGCTGAACAGGTGCTATCTGTGCCGCAAGGAACTTACGATGCCTACGAAACGGGTCCGTTTAGTTGGGTTGTCGGACAGCCGATACCGCATGCACTGGTGGATGTCTACGCGCATGAATGCCAACGGTTGGCGAAGTTGCCGACGCAGATGACCGCCCCGGTTCAAGTTATCCGTCTTGGGGAGGCGGCAATTGTAGCCTTGCCTGGAGAGGTGTTCGTTGAGACGGGGATGAATATCAAGTCGAAATCCGATGCGAAGCCGACGTTTCTCGTCAGTTTAGCGAATGGGTATATCGGTTACATTTGCACAGACAAGGCATTGATAGAGGAGGGCGGATACGAGACGTGGGCAGCCAAGTCCTCACTTCCAGCTGTTGGAACAGTCCCAGCGATGGAGGCACTCGTGGCTTCATTACTGAATTCGTGTGAATGAATGTGAGGGAATTGTAGCGTAGACTGTTCGTCTGTTATAAATGCCCCTAATAGTGTGTTAGTCGCTGGGTTCCGCCAAATATATTGTCCGCTTATCTGCTTCGCTTTTGAAGAGTAAAGGTAAGTCGAGTTCGCGAAAGGTGACAATATACGGAATGCCTCCTTGCTCTCTAACTTGTCGGCTGAGGGATTTCCACGCACTTTTTAAATAGTAGGGACGCGCGGTATGTTCTGTGAAGAACATCAGGCGGAGATAATCATAATGGGTTTCTCCTTTTCGGACATTAGTTTCGGTAAGAAGAACAGCATTTTTCGGCAGATGTTCCCCCGCAAACGCGGCGAGCTCAGAGAGTGTATGTTCATTGTGAGTTTGGGTGACCCGCCAAGCCTGAATACCCTCTCCAATGCATAGGATCACGAGCAGCGTTGCCCAAGCAACACGAATCCTGCGTCTGTAGGGGGAGTCGTTAGATTTGTGGCGTGTGGTCAGATCTACGAAGTCACCGAGTATCAATAGAAATGCAGGTATACTGATGAGCGTCGCACTCGGCGTTTTCGTGGTAGCCAGTGAAAAAGGGAGTAGAACCCCAAACCCCCAGGCATAAAGTAAATAGAGACCGATATTTTTCTCCCGGAAAAGGCGAAGACATGAACAACAAACTGCCACAACAACCGGAACAGTGAGTAGGTTCAATATCTGAGCACTATACAGAAACACTTTATACCAAGGTGCCTGCCACCCCTCAACGTTTTCTGTTAAATGCCTGAAAATGTAATTATGTTCAATTTTGAACTCAACGGGATACTGAAAGGCGGTGTACAACATCCACGGGCCAGCGATAAGGATTGTTGTTATCAGTATGCCTAAAATGTGCTGTCCACGGAGGCGACACTCCTCCTTTTTTGCTAAACTAAACTTGGAGGCTAACCAAACTGCGAAAGCGACACCGGTGATAATGAATGCTGGATAGGTTTTTGAAAGAAAGGCGAGCCCTTGGGCTATTCCCGCCAATAGGACGAATCGCCATTGACCTGTTTTTATAGTCCGAACGACTCCGTAAATACCGAGTTCACAGTAAAACAGCAGCGAAATGTCAATTGCATCGCTGAATTGGTAACCGTGTGTCAGCTGCATGATGAACCCTGAGAATGCCTGAATAGCAGCAGCGGTAACCGCGGCACGACGCGTTAAGAATTGTGTGCCAATCAGATAGGTAAACCCGGCAGCGAAGGTGCTGAGGATTGCACTGGGGAGTCGGAGCGCGAAGGTGCTGACCCCTAAGGTCCAATAGGAAACGCATATCTGCCAAAGTGGGAGAATCGGTTTGTGGAGCCAGATATGATTTTCACTCCATGTCGCCTCTCTATAAGGGAGATAGGGAATATCAATAAGCGTGGGCTTAAAGGGATGTTTGAGTAGGTTTTTGGCAACGAGGGCATGGCAGCATTCATCGACGCTCCCAAAATTCAGGTGCCCGAGATTGTTGAGTTTAAGTCCGACCGAAAGCAGCAGAACGACCCATAATGAGAGTGCCGGTAAGTGCTTTCTGAAAGTTTTTGATAGATTCAAGTTGGCTTCACTTCGGAAAAGTCATTTTGCGCGGCAAACTTAAAGGCTACCCCCACAAAATATTGGATGCTATAGGTATTATCTCGTTGAGAATTGTGAAGCAGCAGATGTTTGACTTAATTTTTGCTCTTGTTCAAGGATTCGCTGGATGCGTTGTGCTAGGGCAGGAGATTTCGCTGTTATCCGTTTCATTCCGTCTTTATAACCATAGTTAGCAATTGTGTCCCGCGCCCAAAGTTCAAGGTCCTTTCGTTTTTGTTTCACAATTTCTTTGATACGCAACGAGGTTTCACTACAACAAGTACATTTTTTTTCGGGGGCAGCTGTCGGACGAGTAAAATCATCCGTATTCCTGTGTGCTGCTGTAGCGTCTTGTGTCACAGTCGAAATGCTCTCTGGGTCTTGCGTAGACTCGCTGCGAATTGATGTAGACTCGGCTGTTATGAAACGCGGAGGACGATGGTCAGTAATTAGATAAAGGGCACTTCCCAAGACGAAAATGGCGATAAAAATACCGTAATAGACTATTTTCATCTGTTACTCTCCTCCTATGGAGATATTAAATTTAACATTCACATTCCCGCCTTCTGCTTGGAAGTCCTTGAGTCCTTGGAATACTTCTAGCCTTTCCGATAATTGATTTATCGCTTCAGTCTCACCCGCGGGGAGGAGACTTAAAGAGGCTTCAGTCATGGCAATTGCATCATCAAGGGTCAAGGTGCCTTCATTTGAACGTCTAATGGTTTCAACCAGTGTTTCAATTTCAGGACGGTCTCCAAACATCTCTTGAAAGCGGTCCGTAAGTCGTTCGTAAGCATAATCTGGATCGGTTTCAAGAAAGTCGTTGTAATCTTGGCTGGTTGCTTTCACCTTTCCCCAGTCGATGCCGTCAACAGGTGATTCGGGTAATCCTTCCGGAAGTTCTATTGTAGAAAGGGAAAGTGGATCCAATTCCAAATCAAACTCAGATAGATCAGTTTCCTGAAACGACTGTTCTTCTGTTTCGACATCGGGTATTTCGGGGATTACGGGAAGTTCTTCTAAAACTTCAGGTTCAATTGTTACCGTACGGAGGGATTGCTCTGAGACTTCTTTTCTCGTTAATGCTCTTTGTTCCGAGGGTGCCGAGGGAACATCAAATTTTGGCGGCTGCGGAAGTTCTGCTACAAAACGTTGATAGTCCTGACGGAGATAAAAAAAGAGCCCACTACAAATTAGAATGATCAGGATTGCCCCTATACTTAATACTTTAATATAAAACTGCATCTTCATGGCAGTCTCCTTTTGTGATAATAAATGAAATATCATCACTATTGTGTAATAAACGTAGCTGGCATTTCATAAGTTTTCAAATTCTCGCCTTGTTGTTCAAGCAGTGTGCCCATCATCTCGATCTGCGGCATAGCGTTCTGATAAATTTCAAGCAATTCGGTATGTGCCGCAGTCCGCTTTTCAGGTGCCACATCCGTTAGCATCTGAAGATGCCATTCTGTGTAATGTTGCATATCCAAAAAGGTCCCTTTTCCATCAAGAACAAGGCGATTAGCGAGTTTGATCCATTTGTCCGTAAGCGGGTGTCCTCCGAAACGAAGTTTAGCGTA
This window harbors:
- a CDS encoding glycosyltransferase family 39 protein, which gives rise to MNLSKTFRKHLPALSLWVVLLLSVGLKLNNLGHLNFGSVDECCHALVAKNLLKHPFKPTLIDIPYLPYREATWSENHIWLHKPILPLWQICVSYWTLGVSTFALRLPSAILSTFAAGFTYLIGTQFLTRRAAVTAAAIQAFSGFIMQLTHGYQFSDAIDISLLFYCELGIYGVVRTIKTGQWRFVLLAGIAQGLAFLSKTYPAFIITGVAFAVWLASKFSLAKKEECRLRGQHILGILITTILIAGPWMLYTAFQYPVEFKIEHNYIFRHLTENVEGWQAPWYKVFLYSAQILNLLTVPVVVAVCCSCLRLFREKNIGLYLLYAWGFGVLLPFSLATTKTPSATLISIPAFLLILGDFVDLTTRHKSNDSPYRRRIRVAWATLLVILCIGEGIQAWRVTQTHNEHTLSELAAFAGEHLPKNAVLLTETNVRKGETHYDYLRLMFFTEHTARPYYLKSAWKSLSRQVREQGGIPYIVTFRELDLPLLFKSEADKRTIYLAEPSD